A window of the Candidatus Nitrosotalea okcheonensis genome harbors these coding sequences:
- a CDS encoding polysaccharide biosynthesis protein, which produces MMTPEHDVERELTSESRLFAQKVARSIIEIESNVNNIADVVVLLDVLGYNKEQVMKYGFSDLFDLAKYIYDFVDVYEDRSKSKEDYIKTFTIPIDGLGHRVAESIGLLFPWIGTLVLFFLTGVSLWMAWGLPPQISTALVVGVFLGLVISEGLVQAFAKLFTFYHEQTNIGEMKRLIKKEYVLSSIILTCAVGGLYGYGFFTHIPFELVTISAIATVTISLHRISYMVIFALKKLAHLIFAYSAAFATILSVFFMTSSSIHDATFRYFLALGASFAILTVFAVYHNLKIMSIKPSSKVSLDAPHFYKPRALTDKTLKSKFSVQLWESLPNLLSGVFFFIVMFSDRVISWSYNTLKVNGVILPLGFNSVYHMGADLALSVLIPASVIQYVMTVSIFKQLNNMSVIYKVPEIDKIYQFIQKIYRKVITASILASVIAALVINFVVPQIPAYHGVSHDSMLILHIASIGNVLLSIFSANGMFAMLLNRVKPLTIMTIMSAIVVSLGGIILGRFGLEYITLSYVASAALLAICSTLYVKKIFKKAPSIFFARYV; this is translated from the coding sequence ATGATGACACCAGAACATGATGTAGAAAGAGAACTTACTAGTGAATCAAGACTCTTTGCACAAAAGGTAGCAAGATCAATAATAGAAATAGAATCAAATGTCAATAATATTGCAGATGTTGTAGTCTTACTTGATGTTCTGGGTTATAACAAAGAGCAAGTGATGAAATATGGTTTTAGTGATTTGTTTGATCTTGCAAAATATATTTATGATTTTGTAGATGTCTATGAGGACAGAAGCAAAAGCAAAGAGGACTATATCAAAACCTTTACGATACCAATAGATGGTCTTGGCCACCGGGTTGCAGAAAGCATAGGATTGTTATTTCCTTGGATTGGTACTCTGGTGCTGTTCTTTCTTACTGGCGTCTCATTATGGATGGCATGGGGGCTGCCGCCGCAAATATCCACTGCTCTGGTAGTGGGAGTATTTCTTGGACTGGTAATAAGCGAAGGATTGGTACAGGCTTTTGCAAAACTCTTCACTTTCTATCATGAGCAAACTAACATAGGAGAGATGAAGCGTCTGATCAAAAAAGAGTATGTACTATCTTCTATAATCTTGACATGTGCTGTTGGCGGCCTGTATGGTTATGGCTTTTTTACACACATTCCATTTGAATTGGTTACAATATCAGCCATAGCAACTGTAACCATATCCTTGCACAGGATAAGCTACATGGTTATCTTTGCGTTAAAGAAACTTGCTCATCTAATTTTTGCATACTCTGCAGCCTTTGCAACAATACTCTCTGTTTTTTTCATGACATCTTCATCAATTCATGATGCAACCTTTAGGTATTTTTTGGCACTGGGAGCATCATTTGCCATACTGACAGTCTTTGCAGTTTATCATAATCTGAAAATCATGTCTATCAAGCCATCGTCAAAGGTATCTTTGGATGCCCCGCATTTCTACAAACCACGTGCTCTGACAGACAAGACATTAAAATCAAAATTCAGTGTTCAATTGTGGGAAAGTTTGCCTAATCTTCTGTCTGGTGTATTTTTTTTTATTGTAATGTTCTCTGACAGAGTAATCTCTTGGTCGTATAATACACTAAAAGTAAATGGGGTAATTCTTCCCTTGGGATTCAACTCTGTATATCACATGGGTGCAGATTTGGCATTGTCTGTTCTGATACCTGCCTCGGTAATACAATATGTCATGACTGTTTCTATATTCAAGCAGTTAAACAACATGAGTGTAATCTACAAGGTCCCGGAAATAGATAAAATATATCAATTTATACAGAAAATCTACCGTAAAGTAATTACCGCATCCATCTTGGCCTCCGTGATTGCAGCTTTGGTGATCAATTTTGTTGTACCGCAAATTCCTGCCTATCATGGGGTGTCACATGATAGCATGTTGATATTGCACATTGCATCAATAGGAAATGTTTTGCTGTCAATTTTTAGTGCCAATGGCATGTTTGCAATGTTGCTCAATAGAGTAAAACCACTTACAATCATGACTATCATGTCTGCTATTGTAGTTAGTCTGGGAGGAATTATTTTGGGAAGATTTGGTCTTGAATATATCACATTATCATATGTTGCATCTGCAGCATTACTGGCTATTTGCTCTACGCTTTATGTTAAAAAAATCTTCAAGAAGGCACCAAGCATTTTCTTTGCAAGATATGTCTGA
- a CDS encoding spherulation-specific family 4 protein, whose protein sequence is MQVKSSRIFVGLVTALLFFSMISTMPNFASGTTSTDLSARLGGNATGIYYPLYSLSELPQVLAAKQAFPNVPFMVNINPSSGPGSSASAAWATAITQLKSAGAVVTGYVPTGYGTGRTISNVEGMISSYNQFYPNMLDGIMFDEVSGSCSEFSFYQTVSNYARSLGYSYIRANPGSSICQTDVPLFNHIAIYESAGYPSESTLASNTYYPQYSKSVVGFGATVHTQPTYDPTWLHMATKYL, encoded by the coding sequence TTGCAAGTAAAATCATCTAGAATATTTGTCGGGCTTGTTACAGCCCTATTATTTTTCAGCATGATTTCTACCATGCCAAACTTTGCATCCGGTACTACATCAACAGACCTATCCGCAAGGCTTGGGGGAAATGCAACTGGAATATACTATCCACTGTACAGCCTAAGCGAGCTTCCACAGGTGCTCGCAGCAAAACAAGCTTTTCCTAATGTACCGTTCATGGTAAACATAAATCCGTCATCAGGCCCTGGCTCTTCTGCTTCTGCAGCATGGGCAACTGCAATTACACAGCTCAAAAGCGCAGGAGCAGTAGTCACAGGCTATGTACCAACCGGATACGGCACAGGAAGAACGATATCAAACGTGGAAGGCATGATATCATCGTATAACCAGTTTTATCCAAACATGCTAGACGGCATAATGTTCGATGAGGTGTCAGGATCTTGCTCAGAGTTTAGCTTTTACCAGACAGTGTCAAACTATGCAAGATCACTTGGATATTCATACATACGGGCAAACCCAGGCAGTTCAATATGCCAGACAGATGTACCGCTCTTTAACCACATTGCAATATACGAGTCTGCGGGTTATCCAAGCGAGTCAACACTTGCATCAAATACCTACTATCCACAATATTCAAAAAGTGTAGTTGGTTTTGGTGCCACGGTGCACACCCAGCCAACATATGATCCCACCTGGCTCCACATGGCAACAAAATATCTAAA